A region of Amyelois transitella isolate CPQ chromosome 11, ilAmyTran1.1, whole genome shotgun sequence DNA encodes the following proteins:
- the LOC106135094 gene encoding uncharacterized protein LOC106135094, which yields MSKMACCNKNVISQRNLDCDKPSCISIPTDGKPCICLYVNNEDIIQCNDCHCNDDKCNCNCGEGTCFKTVGATFICVYKDKEGNIKRCNNCSCSSNCAKCRCDECDKTCVCFKTNGRSCICVKSDKKGTIVKCTGCECINGTCYCKCIDTECVCIETGGKACVCLCRDEKGVIKKCEDCTCNNICGKCNCKKECDKKDCICFTTDGKNCICVCEDDKGNIIKCNDCKCIDECDCRCDDSKCICIDTERKSCICLCRDEKGAIKKCEDCSCTNICDKCNCKKECDKKYCICFTTDGKKCICVCEDDKGNIIKCNDCKCIDECDCKCDDSKCICIETEGKACVCLCRGERGAIKKCEDCTCNNICDKCNCKKECDKKGCICFTTDGKNCICVCEDDKGNIIKCNDCKCIDECVCKCDDSKCICIETEIKSCICLCRDEKGAIKKCDDCSCTNICDKCTCDKKNCVCILTEGKSCICIYEEKGAIKRCNDCKCIQDECNCKCDNNCTCITTNNLPCLCVYKEGNNVVRCVECKC from the coding sequence GTCCAAAATGGCGTGCTGCAACAAAAACGTGATCTCTCAACGCAATTTGGATTGCGACAAGCCAAGCTGCATCAGCATTCCCACAGACGGGAAACCCTGCATCTGCCTTTACGTTAACAACGAAGACATCATCCAATGCAACGACTGCCATTGCAATGATGATAAGTGTAATTGTAACTGTGGTGAAGGAACCTGCTTCAAAACTGTTGGAGCCACCTTCATCTGCGTGTACAAAGATAAAGAAGGGAATATCAAGAGATGTAATAACTGCTCCTGCAGTTCAAATTGTGCTAAATGTCGATGTGATGAGTGTGATAAAACATGCGTTTGCTTCAAGACCAATGGAAGGTCTTGTATTTGCGTAAAGTCGGATAAAAAGGGAACTATCGTCAAATGTACTGGCTGCGAATGTATTAATGGAACATGTTATTGCAAATGTATTGACACCGAATGTGTTTGCATAGAAACTGGAGGAAAGGCATGTGTTTGTCTTTGCCGAGATGAAAAAGGAGTTATTAAGAAGTGTGAAGATTGTACTTGTAATAACATTTGTGGCAAGTGTAATTGCAAGAAGGAATGTGATAAGAAAGATTGCATTTGCTTTACAACTGATGGTAAAAATTGCATTTGTGTCTGCGAAGATGATAAAGGCAACATCATCAAATGCAATGATTGCAAGTGTATTGATGAGTGTGACTGCAGATGCGATGATTCTAAATGCATTTGCATAGATACCGAAAGAAAATCATGCATCTGTCTTTGCCGAGATGAAAAAGGAGCTATAAAGAAGTGTGAAGATTGCTCTTGTACTAATATTTGTGACAAGTGTAATTGCAAGAAGGAATGTGATAAGAAATATTGCATTTGCTTTACAACTGATGGTAAAAAATGCATTTGCGTCTGTGAAGATGATAAAGGCAACATCATTAAATGCAATGATTGCAAGTGTATTGATGAGTGTGACTGCAAATGCGATGATTCTAAATGCATCTGCATTGAAACTGAAGGAAAAGCTTGTGTTTGTCTTTGCCGTGGTGAAAGAGGAGCTATTAAGAAGTGTGAAGATTGCACTTGTAATAACATTTGTGACAAGTGTAATTGCAAGAAGGAATGCGATAAGAAAGGCTGCATTTGCTTTACAACTGATGGCAAAAATTGCATTTGTGTCTGTGAAGATGATAAAGGCAACATCATCAAATGCAATGATTGTAAGTGTATTGATGAATGTGTCTGCAAATGCGATGATTCTAAATGTATTTGCATAGAAACCGAAATAAAATCATGCATCTGTCTTTGCCGAGATGAAAAAGGAGCTATCAAGAAGTGTGATGATTGCTCTTGTACTAACATTTGTGACAAATGCACTTGTGACAAGAAGAATTGTGTCTGCATTCTTACAGAAGGAAAATCTTGCATTTGTATCTATGAAGAAAAGGGTGCCATAAAACGCTGTAACGATTGTAAATGCATTCAAGATGAATGCAACTGCAAGTGTGATAATAATTGTACTTGTATCACTACAAATAATTTACCTTGCCTTTGTGTTTACAAAGAGGGTAATAATGTTGTTCGTTGCGTTGAATGCAAGTGTTAA